A genomic segment from Lytechinus variegatus isolate NC3 chromosome 10, Lvar_3.0, whole genome shotgun sequence encodes:
- the LOC121423313 gene encoding ribosomal RNA-processing protein 7 homolog A-like isoform X2, translated as MSASSVPHEVGGFRVVPVKFNEKSSAGHLLYYKEHSVKEIDDSKPTDRTLFVVNVPPYCNQECLERLFGGCGSVESVTLQTKAGKELDTKLEEIYPVRKTRSFKIGYIVFDKSSSVTRAMKQNYEESFILSPEGQVNGPVTGYRKWCSEYESRWEDPKILQKKADDFMKEFDKRKQEKELAKEEEGVPDDDGWVTVTRKSTKPVVTRTERKQKRLQAKEKKKRQEKELMNFYTFQSRESKREHIAELRKKFEEDKQRIAQMRAARKFKPY; from the exons TGGTCCCTGTGAAATTCAATGAGAAGAGTTCAGCAGGTCATTTGCTCTATTACAAGGAACATTCAGTGAAAGAAATTGATGACTCCAAACCAACGGATAGAACCCTCTTTGTTGTCAATGTTCCTCCATATTGTAATCAG GAATGTCTGGAACGTTTGTTTGGTGGTTGCGGAAGTGTGGAGTCTGTCACATTACAAACTAAAGCTGGCAAAGAACTTGATACAAAGCTAGAAGAAATCTACCCTGTAAGGAAGACAAGG AGTTTCAAAATAGGATACATTGTCTTTGACAAGAGTTCATCAGTTACCAGGGCTATGAAGCAGAACTACGAGGAATCATTCATATTATCACCTGAAGGGCAGGTAAATGGACCGGTTACTGGGTATAGAA AATGGTGTTCAGAATATGAAAGCCGATGGGAAGATCCTAAGATACTGCAGAAGAAAGCAGATGACTTCATGAAAGAGTTTGACAAGAGGAAACAGGAG AAGGAATTGGCCAAGGAGGAGGAAGGGGTGCCCGATGATGATGGTTGGGTCACTGTCACAAGAAAGAGTACTAAACCAGTTGTGACAAGGACAGAGAGGAAGCAGAAGAGACTTCAAgcaaaggaaaagaagaagagacaagaaaaGGAACTGATGAACTTTTATACGTTCCAGAGTAGAGAATCAAAGAGAGAAC acATTGCTGAACTCAGGAAAAAGTTTGAGGAAGACAAACAGAGGATAGCCCAAATGAGAGCAGCAAGGAAATTCAAACCATACTAG
- the LOC121423313 gene encoding ribosomal RNA-processing protein 7 homolog A-like isoform X1, whose amino-acid sequence MSASSVPHEVGGFRVVPVKFNEKSSAGHLLYYKEHSVKEIDDSKPTDRTLFVVNVPPYCNQECLERLFGGCGSVESVTLQTKAGKELDTKLEEIYPVRKTRSFKIGYIVFDKSSSVTRAMKQNYEESFILSPEGQVNGPVTGYRKWCSEYESRWEDPKILQKKADDFMKEFDKRKQEEKELAKEEEGVPDDDGWVTVTRKSTKPVVTRTERKQKRLQAKEKKKRQEKELMNFYTFQSRESKREHIAELRKKFEEDKQRIAQMRAARKFKPY is encoded by the exons TGGTCCCTGTGAAATTCAATGAGAAGAGTTCAGCAGGTCATTTGCTCTATTACAAGGAACATTCAGTGAAAGAAATTGATGACTCCAAACCAACGGATAGAACCCTCTTTGTTGTCAATGTTCCTCCATATTGTAATCAG GAATGTCTGGAACGTTTGTTTGGTGGTTGCGGAAGTGTGGAGTCTGTCACATTACAAACTAAAGCTGGCAAAGAACTTGATACAAAGCTAGAAGAAATCTACCCTGTAAGGAAGACAAGG AGTTTCAAAATAGGATACATTGTCTTTGACAAGAGTTCATCAGTTACCAGGGCTATGAAGCAGAACTACGAGGAATCATTCATATTATCACCTGAAGGGCAGGTAAATGGACCGGTTACTGGGTATAGAA AATGGTGTTCAGAATATGAAAGCCGATGGGAAGATCCTAAGATACTGCAGAAGAAAGCAGATGACTTCATGAAAGAGTTTGACAAGAGGAAACAGGAG GAGAAGGAATTGGCCAAGGAGGAGGAAGGGGTGCCCGATGATGATGGTTGGGTCACTGTCACAAGAAAGAGTACTAAACCAGTTGTGACAAGGACAGAGAGGAAGCAGAAGAGACTTCAAgcaaaggaaaagaagaagagacaagaaaaGGAACTGATGAACTTTTATACGTTCCAGAGTAGAGAATCAAAGAGAGAAC acATTGCTGAACTCAGGAAAAAGTTTGAGGAAGACAAACAGAGGATAGCCCAAATGAGAGCAGCAAGGAAATTCAAACCATACTAG
- the LOC121423313 gene encoding ribosomal RNA-processing protein 7 homolog A-like isoform X3, with amino-acid sequence MYKVVPVKFNEKSSAGHLLYYKEHSVKEIDDSKPTDRTLFVVNVPPYCNQECLERLFGGCGSVESVTLQTKAGKELDTKLEEIYPVRKTRSFKIGYIVFDKSSSVTRAMKQNYEESFILSPEGQVNGPVTGYRKWCSEYESRWEDPKILQKKADDFMKEFDKRKQEEKELAKEEEGVPDDDGWVTVTRKSTKPVVTRTERKQKRLQAKEKKKRQEKELMNFYTFQSRESKREHIAELRKKFEEDKQRIAQMRAARKFKPY; translated from the exons TGGTCCCTGTGAAATTCAATGAGAAGAGTTCAGCAGGTCATTTGCTCTATTACAAGGAACATTCAGTGAAAGAAATTGATGACTCCAAACCAACGGATAGAACCCTCTTTGTTGTCAATGTTCCTCCATATTGTAATCAG GAATGTCTGGAACGTTTGTTTGGTGGTTGCGGAAGTGTGGAGTCTGTCACATTACAAACTAAAGCTGGCAAAGAACTTGATACAAAGCTAGAAGAAATCTACCCTGTAAGGAAGACAAGG AGTTTCAAAATAGGATACATTGTCTTTGACAAGAGTTCATCAGTTACCAGGGCTATGAAGCAGAACTACGAGGAATCATTCATATTATCACCTGAAGGGCAGGTAAATGGACCGGTTACTGGGTATAGAA AATGGTGTTCAGAATATGAAAGCCGATGGGAAGATCCTAAGATACTGCAGAAGAAAGCAGATGACTTCATGAAAGAGTTTGACAAGAGGAAACAGGAG GAGAAGGAATTGGCCAAGGAGGAGGAAGGGGTGCCCGATGATGATGGTTGGGTCACTGTCACAAGAAAGAGTACTAAACCAGTTGTGACAAGGACAGAGAGGAAGCAGAAGAGACTTCAAgcaaaggaaaagaagaagagacaagaaaaGGAACTGATGAACTTTTATACGTTCCAGAGTAGAGAATCAAAGAGAGAAC acATTGCTGAACTCAGGAAAAAGTTTGAGGAAGACAAACAGAGGATAGCCCAAATGAGAGCAGCAAGGAAATTCAAACCATACTAG